A part of Geoanaerobacter pelophilus genomic DNA contains:
- a CDS encoding molybdopterin-dependent aldehyde oxidoreductase: MQKKVLVVNGIERTLIVDEDALLSDVLRKQLHLTGTKVGCGTGQCGACNVIVDGKLLRSCVVKMKRLENRAQITTIEGIGSPLNLHPLQKAFTFHGALQCGFCTPGFIVSAKALLDTNPSPSREEVRDWFQKNRNACRCTGYKMIVDAVLDAAKVLRGEMPASNLDYKLPGDGKVYGTCYPRPTSVAKVTGTWDFGEDMGQQLPEGTLQCALVQAEVSHANIKSIDTTEAEKMPGVFKVVTHKDVKGKNRITGLITFPTNKGDGWDRPILCDEKIFQFGDAIAIVCADTRENAKAAAKKVKVELELLPAYMSAPAAMAEDAIEIHPGTPNVYYELNVKKGEETAPIMAKAAHVIEGEYYLQRQPHMPIEPDVGFAYIDDQKRVVVHSKSIGIHLHLYMIAPGLGLEPEQLVIVQNPTGATFGYKFSPTMEALVAAATMATGRPCFLGYDWFQQQTYTGKRSPFWLKVKLAADKDGKLLAMEGDWSVDHGPYSEFGDLLTTRGAQFIGAGYDIKNIRSVGRTVCTNHGWGSAFRSYGSPQSFFASESLMDELAKKMNMDPLELRYINCYRPGATTPTGQAPEVYPFPEMFDLLRPKYKAALERARAESTEKKKRGVGISLGIYGCGLDGPDTSGAWAELKVDGSVMVGNSWQDHGQGADMGTVAFAHETLRPLNLTPDRITLCLNDTSLVPNSGPSGGSRQNVVTGNAIKAACTLLLNGMRKSDGTFRTFEEMVKEQIPTKYEGSWTTPCTHMDENQQGNPFCIYMYVLFMSEVAVDVTTGKTEVLKMTTVGDYGTITNRLVVDGQVYGGLAQGIGLALTEDFEDLKKHTTLIGSGFPFCKDITDDMEVHYLETPRPDGPFGAAGVGEGPLTSPHVAIINAIDNACGVRIRHLPAYPEKVLAALKSPKKAFDVRDRL; encoded by the coding sequence ATGCAAAAGAAGGTTCTTGTAGTCAACGGCATCGAGCGGACGCTCATCGTTGACGAGGACGCGCTCCTGTCCGATGTGCTGCGCAAGCAGCTCCATCTGACCGGTACCAAGGTCGGCTGCGGCACCGGCCAGTGCGGGGCGTGCAATGTGATTGTCGACGGCAAACTGCTCCGTTCCTGCGTCGTGAAGATGAAGCGGCTGGAAAACCGGGCACAGATCACCACTATCGAGGGGATCGGCAGTCCGCTCAATCTCCATCCCCTGCAGAAGGCGTTTACCTTCCACGGGGCGCTGCAGTGCGGTTTCTGCACCCCCGGCTTCATCGTCTCGGCCAAGGCGCTGCTGGATACCAACCCAAGCCCGAGCCGGGAAGAGGTGCGCGACTGGTTCCAGAAGAACCGTAACGCCTGCCGCTGCACCGGCTACAAGATGATCGTCGATGCGGTGCTGGATGCGGCCAAGGTGCTGCGGGGCGAGATGCCCGCCTCCAACCTGGATTACAAGCTGCCGGGCGACGGGAAGGTCTACGGCACCTGTTACCCGCGGCCGACTTCGGTTGCCAAGGTGACCGGCACCTGGGATTTCGGCGAGGATATGGGGCAGCAGCTTCCTGAAGGGACCCTGCAGTGCGCCCTGGTGCAGGCCGAGGTCTCCCACGCCAACATCAAGTCCATCGACACCACCGAGGCAGAGAAGATGCCCGGTGTCTTTAAGGTGGTTACTCACAAGGATGTGAAGGGGAAAAACCGGATCACCGGCCTGATCACCTTCCCGACCAACAAGGGTGACGGCTGGGACCGCCCGATCCTCTGCGACGAAAAGATCTTCCAGTTCGGTGACGCCATTGCCATTGTCTGCGCCGACACCCGGGAAAACGCCAAGGCCGCCGCGAAAAAGGTCAAGGTGGAGCTGGAACTGCTTCCCGCCTACATGAGCGCCCCGGCCGCCATGGCCGAGGATGCCATTGAGATCCACCCCGGCACCCCCAACGTCTATTATGAACTGAACGTGAAGAAGGGTGAGGAGACTGCACCGATCATGGCCAAGGCGGCCCATGTGATCGAGGGTGAGTACTACCTGCAGCGCCAGCCGCACATGCCGATCGAGCCTGATGTCGGCTTCGCCTACATCGACGATCAGAAGCGGGTGGTGGTCCACTCCAAGTCCATCGGTATCCATCTCCACCTCTACATGATCGCTCCTGGCCTCGGCCTGGAGCCGGAGCAGCTGGTCATCGTCCAGAACCCCACCGGCGCTACCTTTGGCTACAAGTTCAGCCCGACCATGGAGGCGCTGGTTGCCGCCGCCACCATGGCCACCGGCCGCCCCTGCTTCCTGGGGTACGACTGGTTCCAGCAGCAGACCTACACCGGCAAGCGCTCGCCGTTCTGGCTCAAGGTGAAGCTGGCCGCCGACAAGGACGGGAAACTCCTGGCCATGGAAGGCGACTGGTCGGTTGACCACGGACCATACTCCGAGTTCGGCGATCTGCTCACCACCCGCGGCGCCCAGTTCATCGGCGCCGGCTACGACATCAAGAACATCCGGAGCGTCGGCCGCACGGTCTGCACCAACCACGGCTGGGGGTCGGCCTTCCGTTCCTACGGCTCACCCCAGAGCTTTTTCGCCTCCGAATCTCTCATGGACGAACTGGCCAAGAAGATGAACATGGACCCGCTGGAGCTGCGCTATATCAACTGCTACCGCCCCGGCGCCACCACGCCGACCGGACAGGCCCCGGAAGTCTACCCCTTCCCGGAGATGTTCGACCTGCTCCGGCCCAAGTACAAGGCGGCCCTGGAGCGGGCCCGTGCCGAATCGACCGAGAAGAAAAAGCGGGGGGTTGGTATTTCGCTGGGGATCTACGGCTGCGGCCTGGACGGCCCGGATACCTCCGGCGCCTGGGCCGAACTCAAGGTCGACGGCAGCGTCATGGTGGGGAACTCCTGGCAGGACCACGGCCAGGGAGCCGACATGGGGACTGTTGCCTTTGCCCATGAGACCCTGCGCCCTTTGAACCTGACCCCGGACCGGATCACCCTTTGCCTGAACGACACAAGCCTGGTGCCCAACAGCGGTCCGTCGGGCGGGAGCCGGCAGAACGTGGTGACCGGCAATGCCATCAAGGCGGCCTGTACCCTGCTCCTGAACGGCATGAGGAAGAGCGACGGTACCTTCCGTACCTTTGAGGAGATGGTCAAGGAACAGATCCCGACCAAGTACGAAGGGAGCTGGACAACACCCTGCACCCACATGGACGAAAACCAGCAGGGGAATCCGTTCTGCATTTACATGTACGTGCTCTTCATGTCCGAGGTGGCAGTGGACGTCACCACCGGCAAGACCGAGGTCTTGAAGATGACCACGGTGGGCGACTATGGCACCATCACCAACCGGCTGGTAGTTGATGGTCAGGTGTACGGTGGCCTGGCCCAGGGTATCGGCCTGGCCCTTACCGAGGACTTCGAGGACCTGAAGAAGCACACCACCCTGATCGGTTCCGGGTTCCCGTTCTGTAAGGACATTACCGACGACATGGAGGTGCACTACCTGGAGACACCCCGTCCGGACGGTCCGTTCGGCGCTGCCGGCGTGGGCGAGGGACCGCTCACCAGCCCGCATGTGGCGATCATCAACGCCATCGACAACGCCTGCGGCGTCCGGATCCGGCACCTGCCGGCCTACCCGGAAAAGGTGCTGGCAGCCCTCAAGTCGCCGAAGAAGGCGTTTGATGTGCGTGACCGGCTGTAG
- a CDS encoding XdhC family aldehyde oxidoreductase maturation factor: MLISWAVNAICPALEQGEQLVLATVISKSGSAPCLAGSKMLVRSDGSFIGTIGGGALEAQGLERASQVFRTGISQHFTVDLSGRDAASMHMICGGRVEVLLEMITPDPATIAVFAALRGALAGEERCFLVSGLGPEGDISRIKRCLVRPDGTMTGPFPHPADWLAALAKLSHNATYPVLTVIEGERFLVERCYVPSTVFLFGAGHVSQQVAEMAAKVAFQAVVLDDREEFANRERFPTAEVVRVIESFDDCCAGLTIDADSYLVIVTRGHTHDKTVLTQALRTDACYIGMLGSRKKSVEIRRALVAEGFDEGRVNAVHCPIGLDIGAATTAEIGVSIVAELIQARAAREKLDGR, encoded by the coding sequence ATGCTGATCTCATGGGCGGTAAACGCCATCTGCCCGGCGCTCGAACAGGGGGAACAACTCGTTCTGGCTACGGTCATCAGCAAGTCGGGCTCGGCGCCCTGTCTGGCCGGCTCGAAGATGCTGGTCCGCAGCGACGGTTCTTTCATCGGCACCATCGGCGGCGGCGCGCTGGAGGCCCAGGGGCTGGAAAGGGCGAGCCAAGTGTTCCGGACTGGCATCTCGCAGCACTTCACCGTGGACCTTTCCGGCAGGGATGCGGCCAGCATGCACATGATCTGCGGCGGCCGGGTCGAGGTGCTGCTGGAGATGATCACGCCCGACCCGGCGACAATAGCGGTCTTTGCGGCTCTGCGGGGAGCACTTGCCGGGGAGGAACGCTGCTTTCTGGTGAGCGGTCTCGGCCCGGAGGGGGATATCAGCAGGATCAAGCGCTGCCTGGTACGACCGGACGGAACAATGACCGGCCCCTTTCCCCATCCTGCGGACTGGCTCGCCGCGCTGGCCAAGCTGTCGCACAACGCCACCTACCCGGTACTGACCGTGATCGAGGGGGAGCGGTTCCTGGTGGAGCGCTGCTATGTCCCGTCTACTGTCTTTCTGTTCGGTGCCGGCCATGTCTCCCAGCAGGTTGCCGAGATGGCCGCCAAGGTGGCATTCCAGGCCGTGGTGCTTGATGATCGCGAGGAGTTCGCCAACCGGGAGCGGTTCCCCACGGCCGAAGTCGTCCGGGTCATCGAGTCATTCGACGACTGCTGTGCGGGGCTTACGATCGACGCTGACAGCTATCTGGTGATCGTGACCCGGGGCCACACCCATGACAAGACCGTCCTGACCCAGGCGTTGCGCACCGATGCCTGCTATATCGGCATGCTCGGAAGCAGGAAGAAGAGCGTGGAGATCCGCCGCGCCCTGGTGGCCGAAGGGTTCGACGAGGGGCGCGTCAACGCGGTCCACTGCCCCATCGGTCTGGATATCGGCGCTGCCACCACGGCGGAGATCGGGGTCAGCATCGTGGCCGAGCTGATCCAGGCACGGGCAGCGAGGGAGAAACTAGATGGCCGATAA
- the trsS gene encoding radical SAM (seleno)protein TrsS, producing MTKPIDIDPQTTTSLCPSCLALIPAERRQEGDRLVLVKRCPDHGEFRALLWNGKPALAGWARPRQPYRQENCQTVTAKGCPFDCGICPGHRQQSCTVLLEVTGRCNLSCSVCFADSGSRAAHDPTIETIGGWYRRVQETSGPHNIIQLSGGEPTMRDDLPAIIALGRDLGFPFLQLNTNGVRLAAEPGYARMLKDSGLFSVFLQFDGTDDAIYRALRGRPLLAEKLGAIEQCAAAGLGVVLVPTLVPGINTGNVGSILQLALELGPAVRGVHFQPASFFGRYSAAPTDDERFTLPDLMRAIEEQTDGLIRTEHFRPPGCEHPRCSMHANFLRLPEGGLKPLTGHTPPGCCSSEPGDLGTGRAVSFVTRQWGAPYQEINAGEDSLEAFLETHRSNTLAVSAMAFQDVWNLDLERVQECCIHVAAPDGRLIPFCLYNLTSASGTPLYRRPSC from the coding sequence ATGACTAAACCGATAGACATCGATCCGCAGACGACTACTAGTCTCTGCCCCTCCTGCCTGGCGCTCATCCCGGCTGAACGGAGGCAGGAGGGGGATCGCCTGGTGCTGGTGAAGCGCTGTCCGGATCATGGGGAGTTCCGCGCACTGCTCTGGAACGGTAAGCCGGCGCTGGCAGGGTGGGCGCGCCCCAGGCAGCCGTATCGGCAGGAAAACTGCCAGACCGTGACGGCAAAAGGGTGCCCATTTGACTGCGGCATCTGCCCCGGCCACCGGCAGCAGTCCTGCACCGTGCTCCTGGAGGTGACCGGTCGCTGCAACCTCTCCTGCAGCGTCTGCTTTGCCGATTCCGGATCTCGGGCGGCTCATGACCCGACCATTGAGACGATTGGCGGCTGGTACCGGCGGGTGCAAGAGACCAGCGGTCCTCACAATATCATCCAGCTCTCCGGCGGCGAGCCGACTATGCGGGACGACCTGCCGGCCATCATAGCTCTCGGCCGTGACCTGGGCTTTCCTTTCCTGCAGCTTAATACCAATGGTGTGCGCCTGGCTGCCGAGCCCGGCTATGCCCGCATGCTGAAAGATAGCGGTCTCTTCTCCGTTTTCCTCCAGTTCGACGGCACGGACGACGCGATCTACCGGGCGCTCCGGGGCCGCCCCCTGCTGGCGGAAAAACTCGGTGCGATCGAGCAGTGCGCAGCTGCCGGGCTGGGGGTGGTGCTGGTCCCGACCCTGGTGCCCGGAATCAATACCGGCAATGTGGGAAGCATCCTGCAGCTGGCGCTGGAGCTGGGACCGGCTGTGCGCGGGGTCCATTTCCAGCCGGCCAGTTTTTTCGGCCGTTATTCGGCAGCGCCCACAGATGACGAACGCTTTACCCTCCCGGATCTGATGCGGGCCATTGAGGAGCAGACCGATGGCCTCATCAGAACCGAGCATTTCCGGCCGCCAGGGTGCGAACACCCCCGCTGCTCCATGCACGCCAATTTTCTCCGGCTCCCCGAAGGCGGGCTCAAACCGTTGACCGGCCATACGCCACCCGGCTGTTGCAGCAGCGAGCCGGGCGATCTGGGGACCGGCCGGGCAGTTTCTTTCGTGACCCGCCAGTGGGGGGCGCCGTATCAGGAGATAAACGCCGGCGAAGACAGCCTGGAGGCGTTTCTTGAAACACACCGGAGTAATACCCTTGCTGTGTCGGCCATGGCGTTCCAGGATGTCTGGAACCTGGACTTGGAGCGGGTACAGGAGTGCTGTATCCATGTGGCGGCCCCGGATGGCCGGTTGATCCCGTTTTGTCTCTATAACCTGACCTCTGCCAGCGGCACACCGCTTTACCGGAGGCCATCATGCTGA
- a CDS encoding DVU_1553 family AMP-dependent CoA ligase has product MLTPLEPWIKGKIGLRQHEPLTNERLKRYQLQRLQETIAYARCQSPFYRRHLAGCDAPASLDEIGRLPFTTPTDIQANGLSFLSVSQDEIERVVTLQSSGTTASPKRLQFTAADLELTVDFFHNGMATMVQPGDRVLILMPGELPGSVGELLVRGLARLGVEGIVHGLVRDPAAVLTCIIEQRIDCLVGIPVQLLSLARHPLAASLPAGQLRSILLSADYVPQAIVRELEQLWGAAVFNHYGMTETGLGGGVECRHRCGYHLREADLYFEVIDPASGAPLPVGKLGELVVTTLTREGMPLIRYRTGDLARFLGEPCPCGTVLRRLERVTGRLANRVRLTGGSLLTMAELDETLFPLPFLLNFRPELRAVHGVDLLELTVECLDTDEKEASRLIQRALTTIPALAAAFNERQLILGPIREEALTVNGAIKRTIIDRRKEHTC; this is encoded by the coding sequence ATGCTGACCCCGCTGGAGCCGTGGATCAAGGGAAAGATAGGCCTGCGCCAGCACGAGCCACTGACGAACGAACGCCTGAAGCGGTACCAGCTGCAGCGGCTGCAGGAGACCATAGCGTACGCCCGTTGTCAGAGCCCGTTTTATCGCCGGCATCTGGCCGGTTGCGACGCCCCCGCCTCCCTGGACGAGATCGGCCGGCTCCCGTTCACCACGCCGACGGATATCCAGGCCAATGGCCTGAGTTTTCTCAGCGTGTCCCAGGACGAGATCGAGCGGGTGGTGACCCTGCAGAGCTCAGGCACCACGGCTTCTCCCAAGCGGCTCCAGTTCACTGCCGCTGACCTGGAGCTGACTGTAGATTTTTTCCACAATGGCATGGCCACCATGGTGCAGCCAGGGGATCGGGTGCTGATTCTGATGCCAGGCGAACTGCCGGGGAGTGTGGGGGAGCTGCTGGTTAGGGGGCTGGCCCGGCTCGGCGTGGAAGGGATCGTGCACGGCCTGGTGCGCGACCCGGCCGCAGTGTTGACGTGTATCATTGAGCAGCGGATTGACTGCCTGGTGGGGATTCCGGTGCAGCTGCTCAGCCTGGCGCGGCATCCGCTGGCCGCTTCGCTGCCGGCGGGACAGCTCAGGAGCATCCTGTTGAGTGCGGATTACGTGCCGCAGGCCATTGTGCGCGAACTTGAACAACTCTGGGGGGCGGCGGTGTTCAACCATTACGGCATGACCGAAACCGGCCTGGGTGGCGGGGTGGAGTGCCGGCATCGCTGCGGCTACCATCTGCGGGAGGCGGACCTCTACTTTGAGGTGATCGATCCGGCCAGCGGCGCGCCGCTTCCAGTCGGTAAGTTGGGGGAACTGGTGGTCACCACGCTCACCAGGGAGGGGATGCCGCTCATTCGTTACCGGACCGGCGATCTGGCCCGTTTCCTGGGAGAGCCCTGTCCGTGCGGCACCGTGCTGCGCCGGCTGGAGCGGGTCACGGGGCGGCTGGCCAACCGGGTCCGGCTGACCGGCGGCAGCCTGCTCACCATGGCCGAGCTGGACGAGACGCTCTTTCCGCTGCCGTTTCTGCTCAACTTTCGGCCGGAGCTCCGGGCCGTGCATGGCGTGGATCTCCTGGAACTTACGGTCGAGTGCCTGGATACGGACGAAAAGGAGGCCAGCCGCCTCATTCAGCGGGCCTTAACGACCATCCCGGCGCTGGCCGCTGCCTTTAACGAGCGGCAACTGATTCTGGGACCGATCAGGGAGGAAGCCTTGACCGTCAACGGCGCCATCAAACGTACGATCATCGATCGGAGAAAGGAACATACATGCTGA
- a CDS encoding DVU_1555 family C-GCAxxG-C-C protein, whose protein sequence is MCRRATTGLLSVDRCQSEPGGCMMDQTLMRMLELSYNGYYCSQILLLLALDAQGKSNPDLVRAMGGLANGLGAETGTCGILTGAACLLSLYSGKGSDDEREDEQLKYLLRDLYEWFDLTIGGRYGGIGCATIVGDRTEVRQRCGAITAETYAKLQELLAAAGYDLTEGKNS, encoded by the coding sequence TTGTGCCGACGGGCAACGACCGGGCTACTATCTGTTGATCGCTGCCAAAGCGAACCGGGAGGATGCATGATGGACCAGACCTTGATGCGGATGCTGGAACTTTCCTATAACGGCTACTACTGCAGCCAGATCCTGCTTCTGCTCGCCCTGGATGCGCAGGGAAAGAGCAACCCCGATCTGGTGCGGGCCATGGGGGGGCTGGCCAACGGCCTTGGCGCGGAAACCGGTACCTGCGGCATCCTGACCGGAGCTGCCTGCCTTCTTTCGCTCTATAGCGGCAAGGGGAGCGACGACGAGCGAGAGGACGAGCAGCTGAAATACCTGCTCCGGGACCTGTACGAGTGGTTCGACCTGACGATTGGCGGGCGCTACGGGGGCATTGGCTGCGCCACCATCGTCGGCGACCGGACCGAGGTGCGCCAGCGCTGCGGGGCCATCACCGCTGAGACCTATGCCAAGTTGCAGGAACTCCTGGCCGCCGCCGGCTACGACCTGACCGAAGGCAAGAACAGCTGA
- the trsM gene encoding DVU_1556 family methyltransferase: MFCAGQQQYEAGPLREITGPAIRPGGTLLTGRAIRFCSFAPGSELLDVGCGTGATVEYLSNRHHLNAVGIDPSLRLLEEGWERNPGLPLGLGTAEKLPAGTESKDGIICECVLSLLAHPERALAEFYRVLRHGGFLILSDLFARIPADNSPVGGLLSRAELEEMLSASGFHLLLWEDHSRLLRELAARLVFAHGSSADFWRTAGNCADGQRPGYYLLIAAKANREDA, encoded by the coding sequence ATGTTTTGCGCCGGACAACAGCAGTACGAAGCTGGACCATTGCGGGAGATTACCGGTCCGGCTATCCGGCCCGGCGGTACTCTGTTGACCGGCCGGGCAATCAGATTTTGCAGCTTTGCACCGGGGAGCGAGCTGCTCGACGTGGGGTGTGGGACCGGTGCTACCGTGGAGTACCTGAGCAACCGGCACCACCTTAATGCGGTCGGGATCGATCCGTCTTTGCGGTTGCTGGAAGAGGGGTGGGAGCGGAATCCAGGGCTGCCGCTCGGGCTGGGCACCGCGGAGAAGCTTCCCGCCGGGACGGAGTCGAAAGACGGCATCATCTGCGAATGCGTGCTCTCGCTCCTGGCGCATCCTGAAAGGGCGTTGGCCGAGTTTTATCGGGTACTGCGCCATGGCGGTTTCCTGATTCTGAGTGATCTTTTTGCACGTATCCCGGCCGATAACAGCCCGGTGGGCGGCCTGCTCTCTCGTGCAGAGCTGGAGGAGATGCTCTCTGCCAGCGGCTTTCACCTGCTGCTTTGGGAGGACCATAGCCGTCTGCTGCGGGAATTGGCAGCCCGGCTGGTGTTTGCCCATGGTTCGTCTGCTGACTTTTGGCGTACAGCCGGGAATTGTGCCGACGGGCAACGACCGGGCTACTATCTGTTGATCGCTGCCAAAGCGAACCGGGAGGATGCATGA
- a CDS encoding DVU_1557 family redox protein, which yields MSMCEQDPATWSCDRCAVALVPGKVEFSYMGGSFKVDLPVCPDCGLVLVPEELAVGRMADAEKILEDK from the coding sequence ATGAGCATGTGTGAACAGGATCCGGCAACTTGGAGCTGTGACCGGTGCGCAGTAGCGCTGGTGCCTGGCAAGGTGGAGTTTTCCTACATGGGGGGCTCTTTCAAGGTGGATCTGCCGGTCTGTCCCGACTGCGGCCTGGTCCTGGTTCCGGAAGAGCTGGCAGTTGGCAGGATGGCTGATGCAGAGAAAATTCTGGAGGATAAGTAA
- a CDS encoding pyridine nucleotide-disulfide oxidoreductase/dicluster-binding protein, whose product MEPNELREWEQKCIQEEPPQCTAACPIHLDARLFVRQVGEGDWGGALKTLAKTMPFPRILGRICDHPCEHACLRGEAGEPIAIGALERLCVETVQQRVVPSMLPRKRLAIAVVGSGLGSLTVAWDLLRKGYDLTLFEPGSRLGGSLWSLPENILPPEVLSAELELLTELGATVELFAKVGRPNTVVTLSESFAAVYIGLDTQGVNLNLLDLDDQGAVQVDPLTMATSRTGVFAGGRADDTKSPIAAVLAGRRAATSIDRFVTNVSMESGREKEGPYATLLYTSLAGVAPLPRIAAANPASGYNAEEALKEAGRCIQCECLECVKVCSYLEKFKGYPRKYAREIYNNERMVPGGVHRANLLVNSCSNCGLCATVCPNDFHMGELCHDARLSMVARAKMPPAAHEFALLDLEFSSSDKFALARHEPGLTASRYLFFPSCQLAGSAPGQVSEAYGFLRQQLSGGVGLMLNCCGAPGFWAGRDDLFYAAIRTLRTEWHALGEPVMIVACSSCLAIFREQLPEIPLVSLWEVLEQTGLPNTAAEAGRLAVVDPCSSRLDPAVQKSVRRLLERLGAAIEELPLHGDKPECCGFGGLMANANPALAREVVARRLAASDSDYLAYCAMCRDHFTAAGKRTTHLIDLIFPVETREDPAGRPATGWSLRHENRARLKEALLKELWGEATVTVAEYERRRVEIPPDVLALMEARRILVADVQRVIEYGERTGNRLRSEENGLCRAYFRPHRVTFWVDYRQQGEGFIVANAYCHRMEIVRSSHEHV is encoded by the coding sequence ATGGAACCAAACGAACTGCGCGAATGGGAACAGAAATGTATCCAGGAGGAGCCCCCCCAGTGTACGGCGGCCTGTCCGATTCATCTGGATGCCCGGCTGTTCGTCCGCCAGGTGGGGGAGGGTGACTGGGGTGGGGCGCTGAAGACCCTGGCCAAGACCATGCCCTTTCCCCGCATTCTCGGCCGGATCTGCGATCATCCCTGCGAGCATGCCTGTCTCCGCGGCGAGGCGGGCGAGCCGATCGCCATCGGCGCCCTGGAACGGCTTTGTGTCGAAACGGTCCAACAGCGGGTCGTGCCGAGCATGCTGCCGCGCAAACGGCTGGCCATTGCCGTTGTCGGCAGCGGTCTCGGCAGCCTGACAGTCGCCTGGGACCTGCTTCGCAAGGGATACGACCTGACCCTGTTCGAGCCTGGCAGCAGGCTCGGCGGTAGCCTCTGGTCTCTGCCGGAGAACATTCTGCCCCCCGAGGTGCTGAGCGCGGAACTGGAGCTCCTGACTGAGCTGGGGGCCACGGTCGAGCTCTTCGCCAAAGTCGGCCGACCAAACACGGTCGTCACTCTCAGCGAGTCATTCGCTGCGGTCTATATCGGGCTCGACACCCAGGGGGTGAATCTGAATCTGCTCGACCTGGATGATCAGGGAGCCGTGCAGGTAGACCCGCTCACCATGGCCACCAGCCGGACCGGAGTCTTTGCCGGTGGCCGGGCCGATGACACAAAGTCGCCCATTGCCGCAGTCCTTGCCGGGCGGCGGGCAGCCACCTCCATCGACCGCTTTGTCACCAATGTCTCCATGGAGAGTGGCCGCGAGAAAGAGGGCCCCTATGCGACCCTGCTATACACCAGCCTTGCCGGCGTTGCACCGTTGCCGCGCATCGCTGCTGCTAACCCAGCCAGCGGATACAATGCCGAAGAGGCGCTTAAGGAGGCAGGGCGCTGCATCCAGTGCGAGTGCCTGGAGTGCGTGAAGGTCTGCAGTTACCTGGAAAAATTCAAAGGCTATCCCCGAAAGTATGCCCGGGAGATCTACAATAACGAGCGGATGGTGCCGGGCGGGGTACACCGGGCCAATCTTCTGGTCAATTCCTGCAGCAACTGCGGGCTCTGCGCCACGGTCTGCCCCAATGACTTTCATATGGGGGAGCTCTGCCATGATGCCCGTCTGAGTATGGTGGCTCGGGCCAAGATGCCGCCGGCTGCCCACGAATTCGCCCTACTGGACCTGGAATTCAGCAGCAGCGACAAGTTCGCCCTGGCCCGCCACGAGCCGGGGCTGACCGCCAGCCGCTATCTGTTCTTCCCCAGCTGCCAGCTGGCCGGTTCCGCGCCCGGGCAGGTCAGCGAGGCCTACGGTTTTCTGCGGCAACAGCTGTCCGGCGGGGTCGGGCTCATGCTCAACTGCTGCGGCGCCCCGGGGTTCTGGGCCGGCCGCGACGACCTCTTTTATGCCGCTATCCGCACGCTGCGTACAGAATGGCACGCCCTGGGGGAGCCGGTCATGATAGTTGCCTGTTCCTCCTGCCTGGCGATATTCCGGGAGCAGCTGCCCGAGATCCCGCTGGTATCGCTTTGGGAGGTGCTGGAGCAGACCGGGCTGCCGAACACGGCAGCAGAGGCTGGTCGGCTGGCGGTTGTTGATCCCTGCAGCAGCCGCCTCGATCCGGCGGTGCAGAAAAGCGTCCGCCGGCTGCTGGAGCGGCTCGGCGCGGCAATCGAAGAGCTGCCGCTTCATGGCGACAAGCCGGAATGCTGCGGCTTCGGCGGGCTCATGGCCAACGCCAACCCGGCCCTGGCCAGGGAAGTGGTTGCCCGGCGGCTTGCGGCAAGCGACAGCGACTATCTCGCCTACTGCGCAATGTGCCGCGACCACTTCACCGCGGCCGGCAAGCGGACAACGCACTTGATCGATCTCATCTTCCCGGTCGAGACGCGGGAAGACCCGGCTGGCAGGCCGGCGACCGGTTGGTCCCTGCGCCACGAAAACCGCGCCCGCCTGAAAGAGGCCCTGCTGAAGGAACTCTGGGGAGAGGCAACAGTGACAGTGGCGGAGTATGAGCGAAGACGGGTGGAGATTCCGCCTGACGTGCTGGCGCTGATGGAGGCCCGGCGCATCCTGGTGGCGGACGTGCAGCGGGTGATCGAGTATGGCGAGCGGACCGGCAACCGGCTGCGGAGTGAAGAGAACGGCCTCTGCCGGGCCTACTTTCGGCCGCACCGGGTGACCTTCTGGGTCGATTACCGGCAGCAAGGAGAAGGTTTCATCGTTGCAAACGCCTATTGTCACCGGATGGAGATCGTACGGAGCAGCCATGAGCATGTGTGA